The following proteins come from a genomic window of Corynebacterium sp. P4-C1:
- the tatC gene encoding twin-arginine translocase subunit TatC yields the protein MSLTEHLQELRRRVIISLLSILAGTIIGFMWYQWAPGPVMPLGEIIRRPYCSLPAELRADLTSDGSCRLIATTPFEMFMLRIKVGFLAGLVFSSPVWLYQIWAFITPGLHKNERRWTLSFVSAAVTLFVAGAVIAYFIVDQGLYILMSIGQEYQIAALSGQQYYSFVLALIVIFGVSFEVPLVIIMLNLAGLLRYDQVKDKRRIIIVALFIFAAVITPGQDPFSMIVLALSLTLLVELAFQFCRIHDKRAGKRTSEWASLDDDQASGPIDAPAPIGAASDLGTASRIAPPASIGNPTGVESGTGVGDASISGRADAPNYFDDVL from the coding sequence ATGTCCCTCACGGAGCATCTCCAGGAGCTCCGGCGGCGTGTGATCATTTCGTTGCTGTCGATTTTGGCCGGCACCATCATCGGCTTCATGTGGTATCAGTGGGCGCCTGGCCCCGTTATGCCGCTCGGCGAGATCATCCGTCGCCCGTACTGTTCGCTTCCCGCGGAACTCCGCGCTGACTTGACCTCTGACGGGTCGTGCCGTCTTATCGCGACGACCCCGTTCGAGATGTTCATGCTGCGCATTAAGGTCGGTTTCCTCGCAGGTCTGGTGTTTTCTTCGCCTGTGTGGCTGTACCAGATTTGGGCGTTCATCACGCCGGGCTTGCACAAGAACGAGCGGCGGTGGACGCTCAGCTTCGTCAGCGCGGCTGTCACACTGTTCGTGGCCGGAGCAGTGATCGCATATTTCATCGTCGACCAGGGCCTGTACATCCTGATGTCCATCGGCCAGGAGTACCAGATCGCGGCGTTGTCGGGTCAGCAGTACTACAGCTTCGTTTTGGCGCTCATCGTGATCTTCGGCGTCAGTTTCGAGGTCCCGCTGGTGATCATCATGCTCAACCTGGCGGGGTTGCTGCGCTACGACCAGGTGAAGGACAAGCGCAGGATCATTATTGTGGCGCTGTTCATCTTTGCCGCCGTGATCACTCCGGGTCAGGACCCGTTCTCGATGATCGTGCTCGCGTTGTCGCTGACCCTTTTGGTGGAGCTCGCGTTCCAGTTCTGCCGGATCCACGACAAGCGCGCAGGAAAGCGCACCAGCGAATGGGCGTCGCTTGACGACGACCAAGCCTCCGGCCCCATCGACGCCCCCGCCCCGATCGGCGCCGCCTCGGACCTGGGCACCGCGAGCAGAATTGCCCCTCCCGCGTCGATCGGGAACCCCACCGGTGTGGAAAGTGGAACCGGTGTGGGGGATGCGTCGATAAGCGGGCGTGCTGATGCCCCGAACTACTTCGACGACGTGCTCTGA
- a CDS encoding YafY family protein: MAEQTGVVERLTNLTFALLGSSKPREYEWVRTHVDGYRDRTDIALSRILSRDVRSLRRAGVPARMENGLIWVDKDVYELPPISFTDEEAFVLGLAGDLGTAGSLGAFARSGWTKIAAGGATRTFDAPPIAALDNDISRLDAETVTGVTACVRSNTRMSFTYRPSPTAEPQTRTMDPWGIIALNNRAYVVGYDVERAAERSFRAVRVSNVRKVKAHDFHHPDRPLQQVVEDSLRGPVVDAVVTVDPGTAHELVAAGTVRDDGTTVTLSGVERDWLVRTAASFAPHAVVQEPADVREDVAALLRAASGNGAGEKEASHG, translated from the coding sequence GTGGCTGAGCAGACAGGCGTTGTGGAGAGATTGACGAACCTCACCTTCGCCCTGCTCGGGTCGTCGAAACCGCGCGAATACGAATGGGTACGCACTCACGTCGATGGCTACCGCGACCGCACCGACATCGCCTTGTCGCGCATCCTGAGCCGCGACGTGCGCTCCCTGCGCCGGGCGGGCGTCCCGGCGCGCATGGAGAACGGTCTGATCTGGGTGGACAAGGATGTCTACGAGCTTCCGCCGATCTCATTCACAGACGAGGAAGCTTTCGTGCTGGGGCTCGCAGGGGACCTGGGCACGGCGGGCAGCCTGGGCGCATTCGCACGGTCCGGGTGGACGAAGATCGCCGCGGGCGGCGCCACCCGCACCTTCGACGCTCCGCCGATCGCGGCGCTGGACAACGATATTTCGCGCCTCGACGCCGAAACCGTCACGGGCGTCACCGCCTGCGTGCGCTCGAACACGCGCATGAGCTTCACATACCGTCCTTCGCCGACAGCGGAGCCGCAGACCCGCACCATGGACCCGTGGGGGATCATCGCCCTGAACAACCGCGCTTACGTGGTCGGTTACGACGTCGAGCGCGCCGCCGAGCGCAGTTTCCGCGCTGTCCGCGTGAGCAATGTGCGCAAGGTCAAGGCCCATGATTTCCACCATCCCGACCGCCCGCTGCAGCAGGTCGTCGAGGATTCCTTGCGCGGGCCCGTCGTCGACGCGGTTGTCACCGTCGACCCGGGCACTGCGCACGAACTCGTGGCGGCAGGCACTGTGCGTGACGACGGCACCACAGTGACCCTGAGCGGCGTCGAACGCGATTGGCTCGTGCGCACGGCCGCTAGTTTCGCCCCTCACGCCGTGGTGCAGGAACCAGCCGATGTCCGGGAGGATGTGGCCGCTTTGCTGCGCGCCGCGTCGGGAAACGGGGCAGGAGAGAAGGAGGCCAGCCATGGTTGA
- a CDS encoding YafY family protein, whose amino-acid sequence MVDARKDSPEKLSALVRALNLIPYLHQHPHSTPMEIARDLGHSPAEVMEDLRRLQLSGVGSGPGELIDLAAEWTGVTVIDDQGLNTPLRLTPTEANALLLTLESLETMPGLVDQHAVTSAAQKLRDVMRSVGVPDSEQPQPAGSAEIVSQALKQRRMLELTYYSATSDTVRTRTVAPMGLFHRDGNTYLSAFEDGAPKTFRLDRISEASLLDAPSTPSPHVTYNADDPFGFRQANIAELSIATEATWLADYWQIDLADGKDGEDREEGDGWVHATMPYGSDDWLIRFCLSQADRVKVLSPPHIAAEIAARGSAGLGRYA is encoded by the coding sequence ATGGTTGACGCGCGTAAAGACAGCCCGGAGAAGCTTTCCGCCCTCGTGCGCGCTTTGAATCTGATCCCGTACCTGCACCAGCACCCGCATTCAACGCCGATGGAGATCGCCCGCGACCTCGGGCACTCGCCGGCTGAGGTGATGGAGGATCTGCGTCGGCTGCAATTGTCGGGGGTGGGCAGCGGACCCGGGGAACTCATCGACCTCGCCGCCGAGTGGACTGGCGTCACCGTGATCGACGACCAGGGCCTGAACACCCCGTTGCGCCTCACGCCGACAGAGGCGAATGCCTTGCTGCTCACCCTCGAATCGCTGGAGACCATGCCGGGGCTCGTCGACCAGCACGCCGTGACCTCCGCGGCCCAGAAGCTCCGCGACGTGATGCGGTCGGTGGGAGTGCCCGATTCGGAGCAGCCGCAGCCGGCGGGTTCGGCGGAGATCGTTTCGCAGGCCCTCAAGCAGCGCCGCATGCTCGAGCTGACTTACTACTCAGCGACATCGGACACGGTCCGCACGCGCACGGTGGCGCCGATGGGATTGTTTCACCGCGACGGCAACACCTACCTGTCCGCGTTCGAGGACGGCGCGCCCAAGACGTTCCGCCTGGATAGGATCAGCGAGGCATCGCTTCTTGACGCCCCCTCGACCCCCTCACCCCACGTCACCTATAACGCCGATGACCCCTTCGGTTTCCGCCAGGCCAATATCGCGGAACTGAGCATCGCCACCGAGGCGACCTGGCTCGCCGACTATTGGCAGATCGACCTTGCCGACGGGAAAGACGGGGAAGACAGGGAAGAGGGCGACGGCTGGGTGCACGCGACTATGCCGTACGGCAGCGACGATTGGCTGATCCGTTTCTGCCTCAGCCAAGCCGACCGCGTGAAGGTGCTCTCACCCCCGCACATCGCCGCCGAGATTGCCGCTCGTGGTTCCGCGGGCCTCGGGCGTTATGCTTGA
- the tatA gene encoding Sec-independent protein translocase subunit TatA: MSVGPWEILLVLLVILLLFGASKLPELARSVGRSARIFKSEVNEMQNDGKQQASADAPQREITQGPANQAQQSVEQGFWNQPQNQQPNQPGTNPNA, translated from the coding sequence ATGTCTGTCGGACCATGGGAAATCCTCCTCGTCTTGCTGGTCATTCTGCTCCTGTTCGGCGCTTCGAAGCTGCCGGAGCTGGCGCGGTCCGTGGGCCGTTCGGCCCGCATCTTCAAGTCCGAGGTCAACGAGATGCAGAACGACGGCAAGCAGCAGGCTTCGGCCGACGCCCCGCAGCGCGAGATCACCCAGGGGCCGGCGAACCAGGCTCAGCAGAGTGTCGAGCAGGGTTTCTGGAACCAGCCGCAGAACCAGCAGCCGAACCAGCCGGGCACGAACCCGAACGCCTAG